A stretch of the Tachyglossus aculeatus isolate mTacAcu1 chromosome 6, mTacAcu1.pri, whole genome shotgun sequence genome encodes the following:
- the TENT5D gene encoding LOW QUALITY PROTEIN: terminal nucleotidyltransferase 5D (The sequence of the model RefSeq protein was modified relative to this genomic sequence to represent the inferred CDS: deleted 1 base in 1 codon), producing the protein MTEPPGRRFRRLSREQVATLERVLSAAVPIHGRGNFPTLEVQPRAIVRTVRDRLRQKQIAVRDVRLNGSTASYVLVPRAGPGCKDLDIIFGVRLPSERHFQLVKEAVLRGLRDFLPAGVCRDRITARTMKEAYVQKLVKVCADGDRWSLISLSNNRGKNVELKFVDALRRQFEFSVDSFQIVLDPLLEGPGPGLGPWALGTAPVTSGPGTSLVTPGTGIAPGDPALGPVVVAPGPGIAPVASELGTAPVTPGTGITPVAPALGTASVTPGTGITPVAPALGTASVAPALGTASVTAGTGITPVAPALGTAPVTPGTSPPLVTPGPGIAPVSPALGTASVIPRPGPSLVTSGPSITPVAPRAGTAPVAPGPGTAPVPPGPGTAPVAPGPGTAPVSVLAESVYGDFERALGHLRGRLIATRQPEEIRGGGLLKYCHLLVRGFRAADGAELRALERYMCSRFFIDFPDVAEQQRRIESYLRSHFVGEERSQYDYLMTLRAVVNGSTVCLMGHERRQTLGLITALALRALGRHPPRPDAARLCAYYRPDAYCGVYYVAQAPRRRPGPLDG; encoded by the exons ATGACGGAGCCCCCGGGCCGGCGGTTCCGGCGGCTGAGCCGGGAGCAGGTGGCCACCCTGGAGCGGGTGCTGTCGGCGGCGGTGCCCATCCACGGGCGCGGCAACTTCCCCACCCTGGAGGTGCAGCCCCGCGCCATCGTGCGCACCGTGCGCGACCGGCTGCGCCAGAAGCAGATCGCCGTGCGGGACGTGCGGCTCAACGGCTCCACGGCCAGCTACGTCCTGgtcccccgggccgggcccggctgCAAGGACCTGGACATCATCTTCGGGGTGCGGCTGCCCAGCGAGCGCCACTTCCAGCTGGTCAAGGAGGCCGTCCTGCGCGGGCTGCGCGACTTCCTGCCGGCCGGCGTCTGCCGGGACCGGATCACCGCCCGGACCATGAAGGAGGCCTACGTGCAGAAGCTGGTCAAGGTGTGCGCCGACGGCGACCGCTGGAGCCTCATCTCGCTCTCCAACAACCGCGGCAAGAACGTGGAGCTCAAGTTCGTCGACGCCCTGCGACGCCAGTTCGAGTTCAGCGTCGACTCCTTCCAGATCGTGCTGGACCCGCTGCTGGaggggcccgggcctgggctcgGCCCCTGGGCGTTGGGCACCGCGCCCGTCACCTCCGGGCCTGGCACCTCGCTTGTCACCCCTGGGACTGGCATTGCTCCCGGAGACCCTGCGCTAGGCCCCGTGGTCGTCGCCCCTGGGCCTGGCATTGCTCCCGTGGCCTCTGAGCTTGGCACCGCGCCCGTCACCCCTGGGACTGGCATAACTCCCGTCGCCCCCGCGCTTGGCACCGCGTCCGTCACTCCTGGGACTGGCATCACTCCCGTCGCCCCCGCGCTTGGCACCGCGTCCGTCGCCCCTGCGCTTGGCACCGCGTCCGTTACCGCCGGGACTGGCATCACTCCCGTCGCCCCTGCGCTTGGCACCGCGCCCGTCACCCCTGGAACTAGCCCCCCACTCGTCACCCCGGGGCCTGGCATCGCGCCCGTCTCCCCTGCGCTTGGCACCGCGTCCGTCATCCCTAGGCCCGGCCCCTCGCTCGTCACCTCGGGGCCCAGCATCACACCTGTCGCCCCCAGGGCTGGCACCGCTCCCGTGGCCCCCGGGCCTGGCACCGCTCCCGTGCCCCCCGGGCCTGGCACCGCTCCCGTGGCCCCCGGGCCTGGCACGGCGCCCGTCTCCGTCCTGGCCGAGAGCGTGTACGGCGACTTCGAGCGGGCCCTGGGCCACCTGCGCGGGCGGCTGATCGCCACGCGGCAGCCGGAGGAGATCCGCGGCGGGGGGCTGCTGAAGTACTGCCACTTGCTGGTCCGCGGCTTCCGCGCGGCCGACGGCGCGGAGCTGCGCGCCCTGGAGCGCTACATGTGCTCGCGCTTCTTCATCGACTTCCCCGACGTGGCGGAGCAGCAGCGGCGCATCGAGTCCTACCTGCGCAGCCACTTCGTGGGCGAGGAGCGCAGCCAGTACGACTACCTGATGACCCTGCGAGCCGTGGTCAACGGCAGCACCGTCTGCCTCATGGGCCACGAGCGCCGCCAGACCCTGGGCCTCATCACCGCCCTGGCCCTCCGCGCCCTCGGACGCCACCCCCCCCGG CCCGACGCCGCCCGCCTCTGCGCCTACTACCGGCCCGACGCCTACTGCGGCGTCTACTACGTCGCCCAGGCCCCGCGCCGCCGGCCCGGCCCGCTGGACGGCTAA